The Osmerus eperlanus chromosome 15, fOsmEpe2.1, whole genome shotgun sequence genome includes a window with the following:
- the LOC134035111 gene encoding pyruvate dehydrogenase E1 component subunit alpha, mitochondrial-like isoform X3, translated as MQNMLTLISNVFRGTATKNVGAQTVSEGAMAVVSARSYADFTQQASFDIKKCDIHRLESGPPVVAELTRDQGLQYYRTMNTMRRMELKADQLYKQKIIRGFCHLYDGQEACAVGIEAGINLSDHLITAYRAHGYTYTRGVPVKEIMAELTGRKGGVAKGKGGSMHMYAEHFYGGNGIVGAQVPLGAGIALACQYQGNNQVCVTLYGDGAANQGQIFESYNMAALWKLPCIFICENNKYGMGTSVERASASTDYYKRGDFIPGIRVDGMDLLCVREATKFAADHCRAGKGPILMELQTYRYHGHSMSDPGVSYRTREEIQEVRSKSDPISTLKDRMLNNNMASVEEFKEIDVEIRKEIEEAAQFATSDPEPPLEDLCDHIFYNEPPIEVRGIHPWSKLKSVS; from the exons ATGCAAAATATGCTGACCCTCATTTCCAACGTGTTCAGAGGTACCGCCACCAAAAATGTG GGAGCACAAACAGTGTCAGAG GGCGCCATGGCGGTGGTTTCGGCACGCTCCTACGCTGACTTCACCCAACAGGCCAGCTTTGACATCAAG aAGTGTGATATCCACCGCTTGGAGAGTGGTCCGCCCGTGGTAGCGGAGCTCACCAGGGACCAGGGCCTGCAGTACTACCGGACCATGAACACCATGAGACGCATGGAGCTCAAGGCTGACCAGCTCTACAAACAGAAGATCATCAGGGGGTTCTGCCACCTGTACGACGGACAG GAAGCGTGTGCCGTTGGCATCGAGGCAGGCATAAACCTGTCCGACCACCTGATCACGGCCTACCGTGCGCACGGCTACACCTACACACGGGGTGTGCCCGTCAAAGAGATCATGGCGGAACTCACAG GTCGGAAAGGAGGCGTGGCTAAGGGGAAAGGAGGATCCATGCACATGTACGCGGAGCACTTCTACGGAGGCAACGGCATTGTGGGAGCTCAG gttCCACTGGGTGCAGGTATTGCCCTAGCATGTCAGTACCAGGGTAacaaccaggtgtgtgtgacgcTCTACGGTGACGGAGCAGCCAACCAG GGCCAGATCTTCGAGTCGTACAACATGGCGGCCCTATGGAAGCTGCCATGTATCTTCATCTGTGAGAACAACAAGTATGGCATGGGGACGTCTGTGGAGAGAGCCTCAGCCAGCACTGACTACTATAAGAGAGGAGACTTCATACCAGGaatcagg GTGGATGGAATggatctgctgtgtgtgagagaagccaCCAAGTTTGCAGCGGATCACTGCAGAGCTGGGAAG GGCCCTATCCTAATGGAGCTGCAGACCTACCGCTACCACGGACACAGCATGAGTGACCCTGGGGTCAG CTACCGTACACGTGAGGAGATCCAGGAAGTGCGCAGTAAGAGTGACCCCATCTCCACGCTGAAGGACCGCATGCTCAACAACAACATGGCCTCAGTGGAGGAGTTCAAG GAAATCGACGTGGAGATCCGGAAGGAGATCGAGGAGGCGGCCCAGTTTGCCACCTCCGACCCCGAGCCTCCATTGGAGGATCTCTGTGACCACATCTTCTACAACGAACCACCCATTGAAGTCCGTGGAATTCACCCTTGGTCCAAGCTGAAGTCTGTGagctag
- the LOC134035111 gene encoding pyruvate dehydrogenase E1 component subunit alpha, mitochondrial-like isoform X4, which yields MQNMLTLISNVFRGTATKNVGAMAVVSARSYADFTQQASFDIKKCDIHRLESGPPVVAELTRDQGLQYYRTMNTMRRMELKADQLYKQKIIRGFCHLYDGQEACAVGIEAGINLSDHLITAYRAHGYTYTRGVPVKEIMAELTGRKGGVAKGKGGSMHMYAEHFYGGNGIVGAQVPLGAGIALACQYQGNNQVCVTLYGDGAANQGQIFESYNMAALWKLPCIFICENNKYGMGTSVERASASTDYYKRGDFIPGIRVDGMDLLCVREATKFAADHCRAGKGPILMELQTYRYHGHSMSDPGVSYRTREEIQEVRSKSDPISTLKDRMLNNNMASVEEFKEIDVEIRKEIEEAAQFATSDPEPPLEDLCDHIFYNEPPIEVRGIHPWSKLKSVS from the exons ATGCAAAATATGCTGACCCTCATTTCCAACGTGTTCAGAGGTACCGCCACCAAAAATGTG GGCGCCATGGCGGTGGTTTCGGCACGCTCCTACGCTGACTTCACCCAACAGGCCAGCTTTGACATCAAG aAGTGTGATATCCACCGCTTGGAGAGTGGTCCGCCCGTGGTAGCGGAGCTCACCAGGGACCAGGGCCTGCAGTACTACCGGACCATGAACACCATGAGACGCATGGAGCTCAAGGCTGACCAGCTCTACAAACAGAAGATCATCAGGGGGTTCTGCCACCTGTACGACGGACAG GAAGCGTGTGCCGTTGGCATCGAGGCAGGCATAAACCTGTCCGACCACCTGATCACGGCCTACCGTGCGCACGGCTACACCTACACACGGGGTGTGCCCGTCAAAGAGATCATGGCGGAACTCACAG GTCGGAAAGGAGGCGTGGCTAAGGGGAAAGGAGGATCCATGCACATGTACGCGGAGCACTTCTACGGAGGCAACGGCATTGTGGGAGCTCAG gttCCACTGGGTGCAGGTATTGCCCTAGCATGTCAGTACCAGGGTAacaaccaggtgtgtgtgacgcTCTACGGTGACGGAGCAGCCAACCAG GGCCAGATCTTCGAGTCGTACAACATGGCGGCCCTATGGAAGCTGCCATGTATCTTCATCTGTGAGAACAACAAGTATGGCATGGGGACGTCTGTGGAGAGAGCCTCAGCCAGCACTGACTACTATAAGAGAGGAGACTTCATACCAGGaatcagg GTGGATGGAATggatctgctgtgtgtgagagaagccaCCAAGTTTGCAGCGGATCACTGCAGAGCTGGGAAG GGCCCTATCCTAATGGAGCTGCAGACCTACCGCTACCACGGACACAGCATGAGTGACCCTGGGGTCAG CTACCGTACACGTGAGGAGATCCAGGAAGTGCGCAGTAAGAGTGACCCCATCTCCACGCTGAAGGACCGCATGCTCAACAACAACATGGCCTCAGTGGAGGAGTTCAAG GAAATCGACGTGGAGATCCGGAAGGAGATCGAGGAGGCGGCCCAGTTTGCCACCTCCGACCCCGAGCCTCCATTGGAGGATCTCTGTGACCACATCTTCTACAACGAACCACCCATTGAAGTCCGTGGAATTCACCCTTGGTCCAAGCTGAAGTCTGTGagctag
- the LOC134035111 gene encoding pyruvate dehydrogenase E1 component subunit alpha, mitochondrial-like isoform X1, whose product MQNMLTLISNVFRGTATKNVGAQTVSELLIRLSEHVDLTSPPASATPRQPPKPPPGAMAVVSARSYADFTQQASFDIKKCDIHRLESGPPVVAELTRDQGLQYYRTMNTMRRMELKADQLYKQKIIRGFCHLYDGQEACAVGIEAGINLSDHLITAYRAHGYTYTRGVPVKEIMAELTGRKGGVAKGKGGSMHMYAEHFYGGNGIVGAQVPLGAGIALACQYQGNNQVCVTLYGDGAANQGQIFESYNMAALWKLPCIFICENNKYGMGTSVERASASTDYYKRGDFIPGIRVDGMDLLCVREATKFAADHCRAGKGPILMELQTYRYHGHSMSDPGVSYRTREEIQEVRSKSDPISTLKDRMLNNNMASVEEFKEIDVEIRKEIEEAAQFATSDPEPPLEDLCDHIFYNEPPIEVRGIHPWSKLKSVS is encoded by the exons ATGCAAAATATGCTGACCCTCATTTCCAACGTGTTCAGAGGTACCGCCACCAAAAATGTG GGAGCACAAACAGTGTCAGAG TTGCTGATTCGCCTGTCCGAACACGTCGATTTAACCTCACCGCCCGCCTCGGCAACGCCCCGGCAACCACCTAAACCACCACCA GGCGCCATGGCGGTGGTTTCGGCACGCTCCTACGCTGACTTCACCCAACAGGCCAGCTTTGACATCAAG aAGTGTGATATCCACCGCTTGGAGAGTGGTCCGCCCGTGGTAGCGGAGCTCACCAGGGACCAGGGCCTGCAGTACTACCGGACCATGAACACCATGAGACGCATGGAGCTCAAGGCTGACCAGCTCTACAAACAGAAGATCATCAGGGGGTTCTGCCACCTGTACGACGGACAG GAAGCGTGTGCCGTTGGCATCGAGGCAGGCATAAACCTGTCCGACCACCTGATCACGGCCTACCGTGCGCACGGCTACACCTACACACGGGGTGTGCCCGTCAAAGAGATCATGGCGGAACTCACAG GTCGGAAAGGAGGCGTGGCTAAGGGGAAAGGAGGATCCATGCACATGTACGCGGAGCACTTCTACGGAGGCAACGGCATTGTGGGAGCTCAG gttCCACTGGGTGCAGGTATTGCCCTAGCATGTCAGTACCAGGGTAacaaccaggtgtgtgtgacgcTCTACGGTGACGGAGCAGCCAACCAG GGCCAGATCTTCGAGTCGTACAACATGGCGGCCCTATGGAAGCTGCCATGTATCTTCATCTGTGAGAACAACAAGTATGGCATGGGGACGTCTGTGGAGAGAGCCTCAGCCAGCACTGACTACTATAAGAGAGGAGACTTCATACCAGGaatcagg GTGGATGGAATggatctgctgtgtgtgagagaagccaCCAAGTTTGCAGCGGATCACTGCAGAGCTGGGAAG GGCCCTATCCTAATGGAGCTGCAGACCTACCGCTACCACGGACACAGCATGAGTGACCCTGGGGTCAG CTACCGTACACGTGAGGAGATCCAGGAAGTGCGCAGTAAGAGTGACCCCATCTCCACGCTGAAGGACCGCATGCTCAACAACAACATGGCCTCAGTGGAGGAGTTCAAG GAAATCGACGTGGAGATCCGGAAGGAGATCGAGGAGGCGGCCCAGTTTGCCACCTCCGACCCCGAGCCTCCATTGGAGGATCTCTGTGACCACATCTTCTACAACGAACCACCCATTGAAGTCCGTGGAATTCACCCTTGGTCCAAGCTGAAGTCTGTGagctag
- the LOC134035111 gene encoding pyruvate dehydrogenase E1 component subunit alpha, mitochondrial-like isoform X2, with product MQNMLTLISNVFRGTATKNVLLIRLSEHVDLTSPPASATPRQPPKPPPGAMAVVSARSYADFTQQASFDIKKCDIHRLESGPPVVAELTRDQGLQYYRTMNTMRRMELKADQLYKQKIIRGFCHLYDGQEACAVGIEAGINLSDHLITAYRAHGYTYTRGVPVKEIMAELTGRKGGVAKGKGGSMHMYAEHFYGGNGIVGAQVPLGAGIALACQYQGNNQVCVTLYGDGAANQGQIFESYNMAALWKLPCIFICENNKYGMGTSVERASASTDYYKRGDFIPGIRVDGMDLLCVREATKFAADHCRAGKGPILMELQTYRYHGHSMSDPGVSYRTREEIQEVRSKSDPISTLKDRMLNNNMASVEEFKEIDVEIRKEIEEAAQFATSDPEPPLEDLCDHIFYNEPPIEVRGIHPWSKLKSVS from the exons ATGCAAAATATGCTGACCCTCATTTCCAACGTGTTCAGAGGTACCGCCACCAAAAATGTG TTGCTGATTCGCCTGTCCGAACACGTCGATTTAACCTCACCGCCCGCCTCGGCAACGCCCCGGCAACCACCTAAACCACCACCA GGCGCCATGGCGGTGGTTTCGGCACGCTCCTACGCTGACTTCACCCAACAGGCCAGCTTTGACATCAAG aAGTGTGATATCCACCGCTTGGAGAGTGGTCCGCCCGTGGTAGCGGAGCTCACCAGGGACCAGGGCCTGCAGTACTACCGGACCATGAACACCATGAGACGCATGGAGCTCAAGGCTGACCAGCTCTACAAACAGAAGATCATCAGGGGGTTCTGCCACCTGTACGACGGACAG GAAGCGTGTGCCGTTGGCATCGAGGCAGGCATAAACCTGTCCGACCACCTGATCACGGCCTACCGTGCGCACGGCTACACCTACACACGGGGTGTGCCCGTCAAAGAGATCATGGCGGAACTCACAG GTCGGAAAGGAGGCGTGGCTAAGGGGAAAGGAGGATCCATGCACATGTACGCGGAGCACTTCTACGGAGGCAACGGCATTGTGGGAGCTCAG gttCCACTGGGTGCAGGTATTGCCCTAGCATGTCAGTACCAGGGTAacaaccaggtgtgtgtgacgcTCTACGGTGACGGAGCAGCCAACCAG GGCCAGATCTTCGAGTCGTACAACATGGCGGCCCTATGGAAGCTGCCATGTATCTTCATCTGTGAGAACAACAAGTATGGCATGGGGACGTCTGTGGAGAGAGCCTCAGCCAGCACTGACTACTATAAGAGAGGAGACTTCATACCAGGaatcagg GTGGATGGAATggatctgctgtgtgtgagagaagccaCCAAGTTTGCAGCGGATCACTGCAGAGCTGGGAAG GGCCCTATCCTAATGGAGCTGCAGACCTACCGCTACCACGGACACAGCATGAGTGACCCTGGGGTCAG CTACCGTACACGTGAGGAGATCCAGGAAGTGCGCAGTAAGAGTGACCCCATCTCCACGCTGAAGGACCGCATGCTCAACAACAACATGGCCTCAGTGGAGGAGTTCAAG GAAATCGACGTGGAGATCCGGAAGGAGATCGAGGAGGCGGCCCAGTTTGCCACCTCCGACCCCGAGCCTCCATTGGAGGATCTCTGTGACCACATCTTCTACAACGAACCACCCATTGAAGTCCGTGGAATTCACCCTTGGTCCAAGCTGAAGTCTGTGagctag
- the LOC134035111 gene encoding pyruvate dehydrogenase E1 component subunit alpha, mitochondrial-like isoform X5: MQNMLTLISNVFRGTATKNVGAQTVSELLIRLSEHVDLTSPPASATPRQPPKPPPGAMAVVSARSYADFTQQASFDIKKCDIHRLESGPPVVAELTRDQGLQYYRTMNTMRRMELKADQLYKQKIIRGFCHLYDGQEACAVGIEAGINLSDHLITAYRAHGYTYTRGVPVKEIMAELTGRKGGVAKGKGGSMHMYAEHFYGGNGIVGAQVPLGAGIALACQYQGNNQVCVTLYGDGAANQGQIFESYNMAALWKLPCIFICENNKYGMGTSVERASASTDYYKRGDFIPGIRVDGMDLLCVREATKFAADHCRAGKVSSYWCRAGKVSSYWCRVGKGSTVKALRPVNTYWAGKQRSNRLLSVTSGAKERLQRGIRGIERPQRLESRRPVEGETY; encoded by the exons ATGCAAAATATGCTGACCCTCATTTCCAACGTGTTCAGAGGTACCGCCACCAAAAATGTG GGAGCACAAACAGTGTCAGAG TTGCTGATTCGCCTGTCCGAACACGTCGATTTAACCTCACCGCCCGCCTCGGCAACGCCCCGGCAACCACCTAAACCACCACCA GGCGCCATGGCGGTGGTTTCGGCACGCTCCTACGCTGACTTCACCCAACAGGCCAGCTTTGACATCAAG aAGTGTGATATCCACCGCTTGGAGAGTGGTCCGCCCGTGGTAGCGGAGCTCACCAGGGACCAGGGCCTGCAGTACTACCGGACCATGAACACCATGAGACGCATGGAGCTCAAGGCTGACCAGCTCTACAAACAGAAGATCATCAGGGGGTTCTGCCACCTGTACGACGGACAG GAAGCGTGTGCCGTTGGCATCGAGGCAGGCATAAACCTGTCCGACCACCTGATCACGGCCTACCGTGCGCACGGCTACACCTACACACGGGGTGTGCCCGTCAAAGAGATCATGGCGGAACTCACAG GTCGGAAAGGAGGCGTGGCTAAGGGGAAAGGAGGATCCATGCACATGTACGCGGAGCACTTCTACGGAGGCAACGGCATTGTGGGAGCTCAG gttCCACTGGGTGCAGGTATTGCCCTAGCATGTCAGTACCAGGGTAacaaccaggtgtgtgtgacgcTCTACGGTGACGGAGCAGCCAACCAG GGCCAGATCTTCGAGTCGTACAACATGGCGGCCCTATGGAAGCTGCCATGTATCTTCATCTGTGAGAACAACAAGTATGGCATGGGGACGTCTGTGGAGAGAGCCTCAGCCAGCACTGACTACTATAAGAGAGGAGACTTCATACCAGGaatcagg GTGGATGGAATggatctgctgtgtgtgagagaagccaCCAAGTTTGCAGCGGATCACTGCAGAGCTGGGAAGGTGAGTTCCTATTGGTGCAGAGCTGGGAAG GTGAGTTCTTATTGGTGCAGAGTTGGAAAGGGCTCAACAGTCAAAGCTCTGAGACCAGTAAACACTTACTGGgctggaaaacaaagatcaaacAGACTTTTGAGCGTCACCAGCGGGGCAAAAGAGAGACTTCAAAGAGGGATCAGAGGAATAGAGCGACCACAGAGGCTTGAGTCTCGAAGGCCAGTAGAGGGAGAGACGTATTGA
- the LOC134034889 gene encoding peroxiredoxin-2-like, whose translation MSSQQYSFFSVCLIYLLFLQLKTTVQASRNPRDLCSPRHPSLHLSKAKISKRAPDWEATAVINGEFKQLRLSDYRGRYLVLLFYPLDFTFVCPTEVIAFSERVQQFREIGAEVVACSVDSHFSHLAWINLSRKQGGLGPMNIPLLSDLTHHIADDYGVYLEDLGHSLRGLFIIDGRGVLRQATLNDLPVGRSVDETLRLVQALQYTDRHGAVCPAGWKLGDDTINPEEALRARWPKQEL comes from the exons ATGTCATCCCAGCAGTATTCATTTTTTAGTGTGTGTCTGATTTATTTGCTATTTCTGCAACTTAAGACCACAGTCCAGGCATCCAGGAATCCGAGGGACCTTTGCTCTCCTCGCCACCCTTCACTCCACCTGAGCAAGGCAAAGA tctctaaGAGGGCTCCCGACTGGGAGGCTACAGCTGTGATTAACGGAGAGTTCAAACAGCTCCGTCTGTCTGACTACAGAGGGAGAtaccttgtcctcctcttctaccCACTAGACTT CACGTTTGTCTGCCCCACAGAGGTGATAGCCTTCAGTGAGCGCGTGCAGCAATTCAGGGAAATAGGAGCCGAGGTGGTTGCTTGCTCCGTAGACTCACACTTCTCACACCTGGCCTG GATAAACTTGTCCAGGAAGCAGGGCGGTCTTGGACCAATgaacatccctctcctctctgacctCACACATCATATCGCCGATGACTAcggagtgtacctggaggaccTGGGACACTCACTGAG GGGTCTCTTCATCATCGATGGCCGCGGGGTCCTGAGGCAGGCGACCCTGAATGACCTGCCAGTCGGACGCTCTGTGGACGAGACCCTGCGCCTGGTCCAGGCCCTGCAGTACACTGACAGACATGGGGCAG TGTGTCCCGCTGGCTGGAAACTAGGTGATGACACG ATCAATCCTGAGGAAGCTTTGAGAGCCAGATGGCCCAAGCAGGAACTGTGA
- the acot9.1 gene encoding acyl-CoA thioesterase 9, tandem duplicate 1 isoform X1, which produces MLLPRLLMMKSAASFTCRAFSRRGMSLQGKAPDMAEENSHLLVTNVRNRLRAIVGASTNWSDHQQALEDRLSLSSQLARSQDELPVRRMKDSYIEVHLPLGTQPRLRESYLTFHNSVRFGRILEDLDSLAVLICYSHTHNEALKRSPLSIVTALVDKIDMRKHIIYPDCDIKLTGHVTWVGKTSIEAKMHMTQYHEGAYTPVLDATFVMVARDPENKRAAFVNPLKPEGPEEEKLFQEGEINKTRRVQLSSASLLKVAPTGEERKIIHSLFLNTLDTKTVSFRGRILPPNSVWMEDAKVKGLEICHPQERNIFNRIFGGFLMRKAYELGWANAFSYCGSRPSLVAVDDILFQKPVEIGSLLLLSSQVCYTEGKYIQVRVHTEVMDPLTRQHNTTNVFHFTFLSETDVPNIVPRSYGESMLYLDGKRHFNQTVESI; this is translated from the exons ATGCTGTTACCAAG GTTACTCATGATGAAGTCGGCTGCATCCTTCACGTGCAGGGCGTTCTCTCGCAGGGGCATGTCCTTACAGGGAAAGGCACCTGATATGGCAGAGG AAAATTCACACTTGCTTGTGACCAATG TTCGCAACAGACTGAGGGCAATTGTGGGAGCATCTACTAACTGGAG TGACCACCAGCAGGCGTTGGAGGACCGCCTGTCGCTGTCTTCCCAGCTGGCCCGCTCTCAGGACGAGCTGCCTGTCAGGAGGATGAAGGACAGCTACATCGAGGTCCACCTCCCCTTGGGCACACAGCCACGCCTCCGGGAGAGTTACCTCACCTTCCACAACAGTGTCAG GTTTGGAAGAATCTTGGAAGACCTGGACAGTTTAGCAG TGCTTATCTGCTACTCCCACACGCACAACGAGGCGCTGAAGAGGTCTCCTCTGTCCATTGTCACCGCCCTGGTTGACAAGATAG ACATGAGGAAGCACATCATCTACCCTGACTGTGACATTAAGTTAACTGGTCATGTGACGTGGGTGGGGAAAACCTCCATTGAAGCCAAGATGCACATGACTCAG TATCACGAGGGAGCCTACACTCCAGTTCTGGATGCTACGTTTGTCATGGTGGCCAGAGACCCAGAAAACAAGAG gGCTGCGTTTGTAAACCCACTAAAGCCAGAGGGTCCGGAAGAGGAGAAGCTCttccaggaaggagaga TCAATAAGACCCGTCGTGTGCAGCTGAGCTCTGCCTCCCTGCTGAAGGTGGCTCCCACCGGCGAGGAGAGGAAGATCATCCACAGCTTGTTCCTCAACACGCTCGACACCAA GACGGTGAGTTTCCGGGGCCGAATCCTGCCTCCTAACTCTGTGTGGATGGAGGACGCCAAGGTGAAGGGACTGGAGATCTGTCACCCACAG GAGAGGAACATCTTCAACAGGATCTTTGGAGGCTTCCTGATGAGGAAGGCCTATGAGCTGGGCTGGGCCAACGCTTTCTCTTATTG TGGGAGTCGACCGAGCCTGGTTGCTGTTGACGACATCCTGTTCCAGAAGCCTGTAGAGATAGGCTCTCTGTTGTTGCTGTCATCAcag GTGTGTTACACTGAGGGGAAGTACATCCAGGTCAGAGTTCACACGGAGGTGATGGACCCCCTGACCCGGCAGCACAACACCACCAACGTCTTCCACTTCACCTTCCTCTCCGAGACGGACGTCCCCAACATCGTCCCCCGGAGCTACGGAG AGTCCATGCTGTACCTTGATGGGAAGAGACACTTCAACCAGACCGTGGAGTCCATATGA
- the acot9.1 gene encoding acyl-CoA thioesterase 9, tandem duplicate 1 isoform X2, producing MLLPRLLMMKSAASFTCRAFSRRGMSLQGKAPDMAEVRNRLRAIVGASTNWSDHQQALEDRLSLSSQLARSQDELPVRRMKDSYIEVHLPLGTQPRLRESYLTFHNSVRFGRILEDLDSLAVLICYSHTHNEALKRSPLSIVTALVDKIDMRKHIIYPDCDIKLTGHVTWVGKTSIEAKMHMTQYHEGAYTPVLDATFVMVARDPENKRAAFVNPLKPEGPEEEKLFQEGEINKTRRVQLSSASLLKVAPTGEERKIIHSLFLNTLDTKTVSFRGRILPPNSVWMEDAKVKGLEICHPQERNIFNRIFGGFLMRKAYELGWANAFSYCGSRPSLVAVDDILFQKPVEIGSLLLLSSQVCYTEGKYIQVRVHTEVMDPLTRQHNTTNVFHFTFLSETDVPNIVPRSYGESMLYLDGKRHFNQTVESI from the exons ATGCTGTTACCAAG GTTACTCATGATGAAGTCGGCTGCATCCTTCACGTGCAGGGCGTTCTCTCGCAGGGGCATGTCCTTACAGGGAAAGGCACCTGATATGGCAGAGG TTCGCAACAGACTGAGGGCAATTGTGGGAGCATCTACTAACTGGAG TGACCACCAGCAGGCGTTGGAGGACCGCCTGTCGCTGTCTTCCCAGCTGGCCCGCTCTCAGGACGAGCTGCCTGTCAGGAGGATGAAGGACAGCTACATCGAGGTCCACCTCCCCTTGGGCACACAGCCACGCCTCCGGGAGAGTTACCTCACCTTCCACAACAGTGTCAG GTTTGGAAGAATCTTGGAAGACCTGGACAGTTTAGCAG TGCTTATCTGCTACTCCCACACGCACAACGAGGCGCTGAAGAGGTCTCCTCTGTCCATTGTCACCGCCCTGGTTGACAAGATAG ACATGAGGAAGCACATCATCTACCCTGACTGTGACATTAAGTTAACTGGTCATGTGACGTGGGTGGGGAAAACCTCCATTGAAGCCAAGATGCACATGACTCAG TATCACGAGGGAGCCTACACTCCAGTTCTGGATGCTACGTTTGTCATGGTGGCCAGAGACCCAGAAAACAAGAG gGCTGCGTTTGTAAACCCACTAAAGCCAGAGGGTCCGGAAGAGGAGAAGCTCttccaggaaggagaga TCAATAAGACCCGTCGTGTGCAGCTGAGCTCTGCCTCCCTGCTGAAGGTGGCTCCCACCGGCGAGGAGAGGAAGATCATCCACAGCTTGTTCCTCAACACGCTCGACACCAA GACGGTGAGTTTCCGGGGCCGAATCCTGCCTCCTAACTCTGTGTGGATGGAGGACGCCAAGGTGAAGGGACTGGAGATCTGTCACCCACAG GAGAGGAACATCTTCAACAGGATCTTTGGAGGCTTCCTGATGAGGAAGGCCTATGAGCTGGGCTGGGCCAACGCTTTCTCTTATTG TGGGAGTCGACCGAGCCTGGTTGCTGTTGACGACATCCTGTTCCAGAAGCCTGTAGAGATAGGCTCTCTGTTGTTGCTGTCATCAcag GTGTGTTACACTGAGGGGAAGTACATCCAGGTCAGAGTTCACACGGAGGTGATGGACCCCCTGACCCGGCAGCACAACACCACCAACGTCTTCCACTTCACCTTCCTCTCCGAGACGGACGTCCCCAACATCGTCCCCCGGAGCTACGGAG AGTCCATGCTGTACCTTGATGGGAAGAGACACTTCAACCAGACCGTGGAGTCCATATGA